Proteins encoded in a region of the Mycobacterium branderi genome:
- a CDS encoding cation-translocating P-type ATPase, with translation MKVPGVAAVVGGMTGEALQLVRAGVQGAADAAGAVQTLAGPVVQSVGQTTARVFGTGNAHNGSPDRVAPPVRWQSGRRVHLDLDPLLPFPRWHEHAAVVEEPVRRIAGVASAHVEGALGRLVVEVEDDADPELVLEAVRDTVTAVATDLTTTASESAPRTAPFADPGNPLAFVVPLTAAAMDVVAIGAAVTGWVVRLPAAPRTTRAAAALLSNQPRVVSFLESRLGRVGTDLALSASTAAANGLTQAVGTPLLDLAQRALQMSEAVAHRDRWRHREPELASPTRPQAPVVPVISSAGPGSHTPRHNWAAAAAGEASHVVVDGAIDAAIDTEKGSMAGPVEDYAAQAANGSLIAAAGALLGGGGTEDAAGAILAGVPKAAHMGRQTFAAVLGRGLANDGHMVLDPGALRRLDRIKVILIDGAALRGDARAVLHARGDAPGWDDDRVYEVADALLHAEQPPEPDPDELPATGARLRWVPAQGPSATPAQGLERADLMVDGECVGGVEVGWEVDPFAVALLQTAHRTGARVVLRHVAGTQDLAASVAESHPAGTPLLKLVRELRSDRGPVLLITALHRDFASTDTLAALAVADVGVALDDPQAATPWTADIITGTDLAAAVRIMSAVPAARRASESAVRLAQGGSTLAGLLLVTGEPRPTSPLAVRRWLNPVNAAAATALVSGAFSATKVLRLPDPTPQPLTAWHALDPEIVYARLARGARPLAVEPGMAPWRRFLEDLSYNPLVAPLRGPGARLMRLAAATRAELADPLTPILAVGAAASAIVGSNIDALLVTGVMTANAITGGVQRLRADAAAAELFAEQEKLARRVVVPAVATTRRRLEAARHTERTVTVTASALRPGDVIDLAAPDVVPADARLLLAEDLEVDESLLTGESLPVDKQVDPVAAGDTERASMLFEGSTIVAGRARAIVVATGSATAAQRAISAVADVESAAGIQARLRELTSKVLPLTLAGGAAVSGLALLRKASLRQAVADGVAIAVAAVPEGLPLVATLAQLAAARRLSALGVLVRAPRTVEALGRVDTVCFDKTGTLTENRLRVVRAVPATTSPRGPFPDAADPGAVEVLRAAARASTQPHNGQGHAHATDEAILTAAKDLDSQGDSEWTLLAEVPFESSRGFAAAIGTLSTDPASPVLMLKGAPEVVLPRCRFAESDADLDHAESLVHSLAEQGLRVLAVARRSWDHDTSDDDTDADAVDAAAHDLELLGYVGLADTARPSARPLIEALLDAERHVVLITGDHPVTARAIAHQLGLPSDVRVVTGAEFAGLDEDSCTKLAADVQVFARVSPEQKVQIVAALQRSGRVTAMVGDGANDAAAIRMADVGIGVSGRGSSAARGAADLVLTEDDLGVLLDALVEGRGMWAGVRDAVTMLVGGNVGEVLFTIIGTAFGAGRAPVGTRQLLLVNLLTDMFPALAVAVTPQYPQPEEAEGQDADAARWAYQRAILTEPAPSLDVPLMRQIISRGAVTAAGATAAWAIGRWTPGTERRTATMGLTALVSTQLAQTLLTRRHSPLVVATALGSAAVLVGIVQTPGISHFFGCTPLGPVAWTGVIGSTAAATAISVVAPNWLIKTTSDETPATPDGAPRLHLVE, from the coding sequence ATGAAGGTTCCGGGAGTAGCCGCCGTCGTCGGTGGCATGACCGGTGAAGCGTTGCAGCTGGTGCGCGCCGGGGTACAAGGCGCTGCCGATGCCGCGGGCGCCGTACAGACGCTGGCGGGGCCTGTGGTGCAGTCGGTCGGTCAGACGACCGCCCGCGTGTTCGGGACGGGCAATGCCCACAACGGCTCCCCTGACCGCGTCGCGCCGCCGGTGCGCTGGCAGAGCGGGCGGCGGGTGCATCTGGACCTGGATCCCTTGTTGCCATTTCCCCGCTGGCACGAGCATGCGGCGGTGGTAGAGGAGCCGGTTCGCAGGATTGCCGGCGTGGCCAGCGCCCATGTCGAAGGCGCATTGGGCCGGCTGGTGGTCGAGGTCGAGGATGACGCCGATCCTGAGCTTGTCCTGGAGGCGGTGCGTGACACGGTGACCGCGGTAGCCACGGACTTAACCACTACGGCGTCGGAGTCCGCGCCCCGGACCGCGCCGTTCGCCGACCCCGGTAACCCCTTGGCGTTCGTGGTCCCGCTGACCGCCGCGGCGATGGACGTCGTGGCGATCGGCGCCGCGGTGACCGGCTGGGTCGTGCGGCTGCCCGCCGCGCCGCGCACCACCCGGGCCGCGGCCGCGCTCCTCAGCAACCAGCCGCGGGTCGTGTCGTTTCTCGAGTCGCGGCTGGGCCGGGTCGGCACCGATCTTGCGCTCAGCGCGTCCACCGCGGCGGCCAACGGGCTGACCCAAGCGGTCGGCACGCCGCTGCTGGACCTCGCCCAACGGGCCCTGCAGATGTCGGAGGCGGTGGCCCACCGCGACCGATGGCGGCACCGGGAGCCGGAGCTGGCCTCGCCCACCCGGCCGCAAGCCCCGGTCGTCCCGGTGATCTCGTCCGCCGGGCCAGGGTCGCACACGCCCCGGCACAACTGGGCGGCCGCAGCGGCGGGCGAGGCGTCGCACGTCGTCGTCGACGGCGCCATCGACGCCGCAATCGACACCGAGAAAGGGTCGATGGCCGGACCGGTGGAGGATTATGCCGCGCAGGCCGCCAACGGTTCGCTCATTGCCGCGGCGGGAGCGTTGCTCGGCGGCGGGGGCACCGAGGACGCCGCCGGTGCGATCCTGGCCGGCGTGCCCAAGGCCGCCCACATGGGCCGGCAGACCTTCGCGGCCGTCCTGGGCCGCGGGCTGGCCAACGACGGGCACATGGTCCTCGACCCGGGCGCACTGCGCCGCCTGGATCGGATCAAAGTCATCCTCATCGACGGCGCAGCGCTGCGCGGTGACGCCCGCGCCGTGCTGCACGCGCGCGGAGACGCACCCGGATGGGACGACGACCGCGTCTACGAGGTCGCCGACGCCCTGCTGCACGCCGAGCAGCCACCGGAGCCCGACCCCGACGAGCTGCCGGCCACCGGGGCGCGGCTGCGGTGGGTTCCGGCGCAGGGCCCCTCGGCGACGCCCGCCCAGGGTCTCGAGCGAGCCGACCTCATGGTCGACGGCGAATGCGTCGGCGGCGTCGAAGTGGGCTGGGAAGTCGACCCGTTCGCGGTCGCGTTGCTGCAGACTGCGCACCGCACCGGCGCCCGGGTGGTGCTGCGGCACGTCGCCGGCACGCAGGATCTGGCCGCCAGCGTGGCGGAAAGTCATCCGGCCGGCACGCCGCTGCTCAAGCTGGTGCGCGAGCTGCGTTCCGATCGCGGACCGGTACTGCTGATCACCGCGCTGCACCGCGACTTCGCGTCGACCGACACGTTGGCGGCGCTGGCCGTCGCCGACGTGGGCGTGGCGCTCGACGATCCGCAGGCGGCCACCCCGTGGACCGCCGACATCATCACCGGCACCGATCTCGCGGCGGCCGTGCGGATCATGTCGGCGGTGCCCGCGGCCCGGCGGGCCAGCGAATCTGCGGTGCGTCTTGCCCAAGGCGGCAGCACGCTGGCCGGGCTGCTGCTGGTCACCGGTGAGCCGCGCCCAACCAGCCCGCTGGCGGTGCGGCGCTGGCTCAACCCGGTCAACGCGGCCGCCGCGACAGCGTTGGTCTCCGGCGCGTTCTCGGCCACCAAGGTGCTGCGGCTGCCCGATCCCACCCCGCAACCACTGACCGCCTGGCACGCGCTGGACCCGGAGATCGTCTACGCGCGGCTGGCGCGCGGGGCGCGACCGTTGGCAGTCGAGCCCGGGATGGCGCCGTGGCGGCGATTCCTCGAGGACCTGTCCTACAACCCGCTGGTGGCGCCGCTGCGCGGACCGGGAGCCCGCCTCATGCGACTGGCCGCCGCGACGCGTGCCGAACTCGCCGACCCCTTGACCCCGATCCTGGCCGTCGGAGCAGCAGCGTCGGCGATCGTCGGCAGCAACATCGACGCCCTTCTGGTGACCGGCGTGATGACTGCCAACGCGATCACCGGCGGGGTGCAACGGTTGCGGGCGGACGCCGCGGCCGCCGAACTGTTCGCCGAACAGGAAAAACTGGCGCGCCGCGTCGTCGTCCCGGCGGTGGCGACCACCCGGCGCCGGCTGGAAGCGGCCCGGCACACCGAGCGCACGGTCACGGTGACCGCGAGTGCACTGCGCCCCGGCGACGTCATCGACCTGGCCGCTCCGGACGTCGTGCCCGCCGATGCCCGCCTGCTGCTCGCCGAGGACCTCGAGGTCGACGAATCCTTGCTCACCGGTGAGTCGTTGCCGGTCGACAAGCAAGTAGACCCGGTGGCCGCCGGCGATACCGAGCGCGCAAGCATGCTGTTCGAGGGCAGCACGATCGTCGCCGGGCGTGCCCGCGCGATCGTCGTGGCGACCGGCAGTGCCACCGCGGCTCAGCGCGCGATTTCGGCGGTCGCCGACGTCGAGTCGGCGGCCGGGATACAAGCCCGGCTGCGCGAGCTGACCAGCAAGGTCCTCCCGCTCACGCTCGCCGGTGGGGCCGCGGTGAGCGGGTTGGCGTTGCTGCGCAAGGCGTCGCTGCGGCAGGCGGTCGCCGACGGTGTCGCCATCGCGGTGGCGGCGGTCCCGGAGGGTCTGCCGCTGGTGGCGACGCTGGCCCAGCTCGCCGCCGCGCGGCGGCTGTCGGCGCTTGGGGTGCTGGTCCGCGCCCCGCGCACCGTGGAGGCGCTGGGTCGTGTCGACACCGTCTGTTTCGACAAGACCGGCACCCTCACCGAGAACCGCCTGCGGGTCGTGCGGGCGGTGCCGGCCACGACCAGCCCTCGCGGTCCGTTCCCCGACGCCGCCGACCCCGGCGCCGTCGAGGTGTTGCGGGCCGCTGCCCGTGCATCCACCCAGCCGCACAACGGGCAGGGCCACGCGCACGCCACCGACGAAGCCATCCTCACCGCTGCGAAAGACCTTGACAGCCAAGGTGATTCGGAGTGGACGCTACTTGCCGAGGTGCCATTCGAGTCCAGTCGTGGCTTCGCCGCTGCGATCGGCACCCTGAGCACGGACCCCGCATCGCCGGTGCTGATGCTCAAGGGCGCTCCGGAGGTCGTCCTGCCGCGCTGCCGCTTCGCCGAGTCGGACGCCGACCTCGATCACGCGGAATCGTTGGTGCACAGCCTGGCCGAGCAGGGCCTGCGGGTGCTGGCGGTGGCCCGACGCAGCTGGGACCACGACACCAGCGACGACGACACCGACGCCGACGCCGTCGACGCCGCCGCGCACGACTTGGAACTGCTCGGCTACGTCGGCTTGGCGGACACCGCGCGGCCCTCGGCGCGGCCGCTGATCGAAGCGCTGCTGGACGCCGAGCGCCATGTCGTGCTGATCACCGGCGACCATCCGGTGACCGCGCGGGCGATCGCTCACCAACTGGGCCTGCCGTCCGACGTGCGGGTGGTCACCGGCGCCGAATTCGCGGGCCTCGACGAGGACTCCTGCACCAAATTGGCCGCCGACGTACAGGTCTTCGCCCGGGTCAGCCCGGAACAGAAGGTGCAAATCGTTGCGGCGCTGCAGCGTAGCGGGCGGGTCACCGCCATGGTCGGCGACGGCGCCAACGACGCGGCCGCCATCCGGATGGCCGACGTGGGTATCGGGGTCAGCGGTCGCGGCTCGTCGGCCGCCCGCGGCGCCGCCGACTTGGTGTTGACCGAGGACGACCTGGGTGTGCTTCTCGACGCCCTGGTCGAGGGCCGCGGCATGTGGGCCGGTGTGCGTGACGCCGTGACGATGCTGGTCGGCGGCAACGTCGGCGAGGTGCTCTTCACGATCATCGGGACGGCGTTCGGCGCCGGCCGGGCGCCGGTCGGGACCCGTCAACTGCTGTTGGTGAATCTGCTGACCGACATGTTCCCGGCGCTGGCCGTGGCCGTGACGCCGCAGTACCCGCAGCCCGAGGAAGCCGAGGGCCAGGACGCGGACGCGGCGCGATGGGCCTATCAGCGGGCGATACTGACCGAGCCGGCGCCGTCGCTCGACGTGCCGCTGATGCGCCAGATCATCAGCCGCGGCGCGGTGACGGCTGCCGGTGCGACGGCGGCCTGGGCCATCGGTCGCTGGACGCCCGGCACCGAACGACGAACGGCGACAATGGGTTTGACGGCGCTGGTCTCTACGCAACTGGCGCAGACGCTGCTCACCCGCCGGCACAGCCCGCTGGTGGTGGCCACGGCGCTGGGCAGCGCGGCCGTACTGGTGGGCATCGTCCAGACCCCGGGCATCAGCCACTTCTTCGGCTGCACACCGCTGGGACCGGTGGCGTGGACGGGGGTGATCGGCTCCACCGCGGCGGCCACCGCCATCTCGGTGGTTGCGCCCAACTGGCTGATCAAGACCACCAGCGACGAAACACCCGCTACGCCCGACGGCGCACCGCGGCTACACCTCGTCGAGTAG
- a CDS encoding AMP-binding protein codes for MTAIGAAGAAARALLGSRLLSPPGPAVLVRVMNEARRGGTNIFTLLAVTAARWPNRTAVIDDDGAVSYREVQSKTEALAFELQRLGIQPGQAVGVMCRNGRRFLEALFAVALVGADVVLVNTEFSTDALAAALSAHGIETVVCDAEFTERVQAADGSVTAVDAAATAAPDSRPRVGRGGRIVLLTSGTTGKPKGVPRAPRINPGVVGVGVTILERTGLRVGSRIAVAVPMFHGLGLGMTILTVALGGTILTHRRFDAEATLAQASLHRADALTVVPVMLARILELPQQVRDRNPLPSLRVVLSSGARLEPSLVRRFTEAYGDILYNGYGSTEVGIGALATPADLRDNPETVGRPSLGCRVRVLDDNDEPVGPHVTGRVFVGGELTFEGYTGGTAKSVVHNMTATGDMGYFDESGRLFIVGRADDMIVSGGENVYPRAVENALTEHPDVVDIAVVGVPDEKFGQRLAAFVVTRPDSGIDEATLREYLKDKVSRFEQPRDISIVQSIPRNAAGKVLRNDLPR; via the coding sequence ATGACGGCGATCGGTGCTGCCGGCGCCGCGGCGCGCGCCCTGTTGGGGTCTCGACTGCTCAGCCCGCCCGGCCCGGCCGTGCTGGTCCGCGTCATGAATGAGGCGCGTCGAGGCGGCACGAACATCTTCACGCTGCTCGCGGTCACGGCGGCGCGATGGCCGAACCGGACCGCGGTGATCGACGACGACGGCGCGGTCAGCTATCGCGAGGTGCAGTCGAAGACCGAAGCGCTGGCCTTCGAACTGCAACGCCTCGGCATTCAGCCCGGCCAGGCGGTCGGCGTCATGTGCCGCAACGGTCGCCGCTTCCTCGAGGCGCTGTTCGCCGTCGCATTGGTCGGCGCCGACGTGGTGCTGGTCAACACCGAATTCAGCACCGATGCGCTAGCCGCCGCGCTGAGCGCGCACGGCATCGAAACCGTGGTCTGCGACGCCGAATTCACCGAGCGGGTGCAGGCCGCCGACGGGTCGGTCACGGCCGTCGACGCGGCCGCGACCGCAGCGCCGGATTCACGACCCAGGGTGGGGCGGGGCGGCCGCATCGTGCTGCTCACCTCCGGCACGACGGGAAAGCCCAAAGGTGTGCCGCGCGCGCCGCGGATCAATCCGGGCGTGGTGGGCGTCGGCGTGACGATCCTCGAGCGCACCGGCCTGCGTGTCGGTTCCCGAATCGCGGTGGCAGTGCCCATGTTTCACGGGCTCGGCCTGGGCATGACAATCCTCACCGTGGCCCTCGGCGGCACGATACTCACCCATCGGCGGTTCGACGCCGAGGCGACACTGGCGCAGGCGTCGCTGCATCGTGCCGACGCGTTGACCGTGGTGCCGGTGATGCTGGCACGCATCCTCGAGTTGCCGCAACAGGTTCGGGACCGAAACCCGCTGCCGTCGCTGCGGGTAGTGCTCTCCAGCGGCGCGCGGCTCGAGCCGAGTCTGGTGCGGCGGTTCACCGAGGCCTACGGCGACATCCTCTACAACGGCTATGGCTCCACCGAAGTCGGCATCGGCGCGCTGGCAACACCGGCCGACCTGCGCGACAACCCCGAAACGGTCGGAAGACCGTCGCTGGGCTGCCGGGTGCGGGTATTGGATGACAACGACGAGCCGGTCGGCCCGCACGTCACCGGCCGTGTCTTCGTCGGCGGCGAATTGACGTTCGAGGGCTACACCGGCGGCACCGCCAAGTCCGTCGTCCACAACATGACCGCCACCGGCGACATGGGCTATTTCGACGAATCGGGCCGGCTGTTCATCGTCGGCCGAGCAGACGACATGATCGTGTCGGGAGGCGAGAACGTCTACCCCCGCGCGGTGGAAAACGCCCTCACCGAGCATCCCGACGTCGTCGATATCGCGGTCGTCGGCGTCCCCGACGAAAAGTTCGGTCAACGACTGGCTGCATTCGTCGTGACGAGGCCGGACAGCGGCATCGACGAAGCAACGCTGCGGGAGTACTTGAAGGACAAGGTGTCTCGCTTCGAACAGCCGAGAGACATCAGCATCGTCCAGAGCATTCCGCGCAATGCCGCCGGCAAGGTGCTGCGCAACGACCTGCCGAGATAA